ATGAAAGGGTAGCCGGATTGGGAAATGGTCCTGCACTGTATATGGTTCGCTGGTCATGGAGGTTAAAACAGAAATCAGGGGAACACGCTTCGTATTCCTGCCTTAAGATTTGACTTTCGGCCTGGGACAGATTTTCAGCATCCCGGTTCAGATCTACTTTATTGGCATTTTCCCTAGTATAGGCTAAAGCTCCATCAGGATTAAGCATCGGGATGATTACCAGAGTAATTCGGTCTAAAATTTCCTCAGATCTGTCGAACTCCAGAAAAAAAGCGTTCAGCATGTCGAGCACCGCCTTCGTTGTAGTAGATTCATTTCCGTGCATCTGTGACCACATCAGTATTTTTATTGCGCCTTTTCCCAAGGTCACTTTTTCGATAGGGATATGTTGAACAGAAGAACCGACCTCTGCGATAGAGAACCGACTTTTGAATTTATTAAACAGGGGAAGAAGGTGATCGCGATGCAGGTAACGACCGCTCACAGAATCTACCTTAATATCCTTATAGGCACTCTTAAAATTCACTGTACACTTTCTCTGGGTTGCCACAAAAGTAAGTCCAATTTTATTTACAATTGTCATAAGAATAGTTACATTTGTAAACAGATTATAAGCGGATTTTCAGGTTTTTTATATACATCTGTAAACAAATCTTAACAAAAATATAAAAATAATATTATAATACTACATATCAGTATTTTATATTACTTTATATGATCTAATAGTTTATAGTATTTGAATTGTTTTCTTTTATATTTTAAGAAATTTTAAGCACGGGAGGGTATTAGAAGTATACAATGGTAAACACGGAGGGATTTATCGCAAGACTCGAGAAGGTGCTCGACTTTTACAGTCTGTCGGCAGCCGCATTTGCCGATAAGATTGGGGTGCAACGATCCAGTATTTCTCATCTTTTGACGGGGAGAAATAAGCCGAGTCTTGAATTCGTCATGAAGGTGGTTCAGTCCTACCCCGAGGTAAATCTTTATTGGCTGCTCAACGGAAAGGGAAATTTTCCTGCTAAAGTGAAAACAGAAAATCTTACTGTATCACAAGCCGATGAGAACCCACCAACCTCTTCTGCGAAAAAAGAAATAAAAAAAATTCTGGTACTCTACGAGGACGGCAGCTTTGAAGCCTTTGAACAATTTCCTGAAATCTGACCAATACTTCAACTCGCCAAATTCATCCAAATGGTGATTATTCGTTATTTTTGTGGGCATGAAAAACACAAGGTATTTATTGTTGCTCATACTCATAGCCTGTTCGGCTTGTTATAATCCTCCACGAGATTGTACAGCATATAAGGAAGGTACCTTCCGCTTTACCGCCATCATCGACGGGGAAGAAAAAACTACGACCTTTGAGAGGTCAAAAGATCAGGAAATTGATTACTTTGAGGGCAAAGCAGACACATCCTCCATTCGGTGGATCAATGACTGCGAATACATCGTAAAGAAAATTAGGCCAAGGGATGCCGCTGAGGAAAAATCGATCCACATGAAAATCCTGACAACAACTGACAGTTCCTATACCTTTGAATACGGCCTGGTAGGCAGCGCTAATAAGTCGAAAGGAATTGCCTACAAAGTAAACTGAACATGTTCGACATTCTCACTAGTCCGGATGCCTGGGTTGCCTTACTCACCCTGACCTTCCTTGAGATCATCCTCGGAATTGACAATATTGTTTTTATTTCTATCGCCGCCAATAAACTCCCCGAACAAGAACAGAAAAAAGCTACGTTCTGGGGCCTGGTCCTGGCCATGGTTCAGCGAATTCTCCTGCTTTTTGCCGTTTCCCTGCTCATTGGCCTAAAAAAACCTTTTTACTATGTTGAAAGCTCGTGGTTTACAGCAGGTATAAGCGGGCAGGCGCTTATTTTGTTGTTGGGCGGACTCTTTCTGCTCTATAAAAGTACTTCTGAAATTCACGAAAAAGTTGAATTACCTGAGCATGATGAGGAAGAACTCAAATCGAAAAATCTCGTTACGCTGCCCAAAGCATTATTTCAAATCCTGATCATCGATTTTATCTTTTCCATAGACTCTATCCTGACGGCGGTGGGAATGACGAACGGAATTGGTGACCATCCCAACGACGCCTTAATCCTGATGATTATTGCCGTTGTCATTTCCATTATTATTATGATTGTTTTTGCCAACGCAATACGGGTTTTTATCAACAAGCATCCCTCTATGCAGCTGCTTGCACTTTCTTTCCTCATTCTGATTGGTTTTATGCTGATCGCGGAAGCCGCACACCTGAGTCACGCCAGTTTCTTTGGTTCTGAAGTTGGAACGATCCCAAAAGGTTACCTTTACTTCGCCATCTCTTTCTCCCTGCTGGTGGAATTCCTGAATATGAAATACAGAAAAAAGGAGGAGATCATAGATGATATGGAAGAAGAGGAAGAATCAGCCAAATAAGGTATTACGGGAATCTTTATTTAAGGTTGTGCCCGTCTAGAAAATCAAAACAATTTAGTTTGACTCTCATCGTCCTTTGAGCCTTTTTTGCCTTTTGATTTTTGTTCAGGAGTTTTTTTCTGATCCGCCTCCACATTTTCTTCATCTACAACTTCGATATCCACGGCCTCGTGCTTCTCAGGTTCATCGTAAGGTAAAGGCTGTTTGGAATTAATTTCCAGGACTTTCTCTTTAGTTAGCTGGTTGCCCATAGCAGTGATGCCTTTGAGCCCGATAAACTCCTCTAAATTGATCTCTAAATTATCTTTGCGGTCCTGCCCTCTTTTCTTGGCAAAGACCACCTCGGCCACCGGCCGGTAGTCTGTAAATACTTTTTCGAGATAAGATTTCGGATGTGCTGTAATAATGACCTCTTCTTTGTCCGGATTTTCGATCAGAAATCGTTTTACGTAGAACAATTCTTTCTCTCCTTCCCAATAAATGGCCGTTAGAGGCTTGTTAGGCACCCATTTCTCCAAAACAATCATGTCATCATCAAACCTCATGATCAGATCCGGTATTGCGGTCTTTACGACCCCCTTTTGACTGATCATCAACAAGCGATCTTCACTGGTGAATTCACCTAACAACTCGCCCCTACCATCAACGTTGAGTCGCTGTATCGTATCGTCGAACCAAATTTTTCTGGGCTTGAGTGTAGAGAGGCCTTTTTCCTTGAGTTCTATCCTTTTAACTGAGTATTTGGTGACAATATTTCCTTTAGAACCCCTTCCCTTGATCAGCACGTCTGCAAAATCGAGCTCCCACTTCAGTTTTTTAATATTCCCCGCCTGCCGTAAAATTACAGTAACCACCTCTGCTTCCCCATTTGGATTAGCGGAGAAATAGAGGACATCAGACTGAGCTTTCCCGGAAGTAAGATCGTACATCTTATCTCTGGTTACGGCCGTTACGTTAAAACGCTTTACATAGCTCGCACCTCCTCTGCCATCTTTGTAAATCATGTTATAAGTGGTTCGCTTATCTTTTTTCTTGAAGACAGCGACATGAATGATGTTCTTTTCAACAAAAGTCTTGCTGTCTACCTTAGTGATCATCATGTGGCCGCTTTTCGTAAAGACAATGATGTCATCGATATCACTGCAGTCGGTAACATATTCATCCCTTTTGAGTGAAGTCCCGATAAACCCTTCCTCCCGGTTTACGTAGAGCTTTGTATTTCTTATTACAACCTTGGTAGCTTCAATTTCGTCAAAGATGCGGATCTCCGACTTGCGCTCCCGTTCTTTCCCGTATTTGCTTTTCAGCTCTTTAAAATAATCGATGGCATAATCCACCAGGTTGGCCAGATTATTCTTAATCTGGGCGATCTTATCCTCAAGACTGTCAATTAATTGCTGGGCCTTATCTATATCAAACTTAGAGATCCTTTTAATCCTGATCTCAGTAAGCCTTACAATATCCTCTTGGGTTACCGCCCTTTTTAAATTGGCTGTATGGGGCTTAAGGCCTTTGTCGATCGCACTAATAACCCCTTCCCAGGTCTCCTCTTCCTCTATATCTCGGTAAATGCGGTTTTCAATAAAGATGCGTTCCAGGGAGGCAAAATGCCACTGCTCTTCCAGTTCCCCCAATTGTATTTCCAGTTCTGCCTTAAGGAGCTCAACTGTATGCTCGGTGGATCGCTCCAACATTTCCTGTACGCCAATAAACAAGGGCTTATTGTCTTCTATAATACAGCCCAAAGGAGATATGGAGCTCTCACAGGCTGTAAATGCGTAAAGGGCATCGATGGTTTTGTCAGGAGAAATCCCCCCGGGCAAGTGGATCAATATTTCAACGTCGGCTGCGGTGTTGTCTTCAATCTTTTTGATCTTGATCTTCCCTTTGTCATTGGCCTTAAGGATAGAATCAATTAAAGAGGAAGTATTGGTTCCATAAGGAATCTCATTGATTACCAAAGTATTCTTATCCAACTGAGAAATCCTGGCCCTGATACGAATCTTACCGCCACGCATCCCATCGCTGTAATTGGTAACATCTATGATCCCGGCAGTGGGAAAATCAGGATATAATTTAAATCGCTGTCCTTTCAAATGTTTTATGGAGGCGTCTATAAGTTCGTTGAAGTTGTGGGGTAATATCTTTGTCGATAGTCCAACTGCAATACCTTCAGCTCCCTGAGCAAGAAGTAGGGGAAATTTTACGGGCAGATTTACCGGCTCCTTTTTTCTGCCGTCATAAGAAGCCTGCCACTCTGTAATCTTAGGACTGAAAACTACGTCAAGGGCAAATTTGGAAAGACGCGCCTCGATATAACGAGATGCGGCAGCTCCGTCTCCGGTAAGAATGTTTCCCCAGTTGCCCTGGGTATCGATTAGCAGATCTTTTTGCCCAATTTGAACCATGGCATCAGCAATACTTGCATCCCCATGAGGGTGATACTGCATGGTATGGCCCACTACATTAGCTACTTTGTTGTAACGCCCGTCATCCAACTCTTTTAAGGCGTGCATGATCCTGCGTTGCACAGGCTTAAATCCGTCTTCGATTGCCGGGACTGCCCGTTCCAGAATTACATAAGAAGCGTAATCCAGAAACCAGTCCTTGTACATGCCTGTGACCCTGGTAAGCGCCTCCTGTTGTCCTTCCTGGCTCTCCTCTGTCCCTAATTGCCCATCTTCATGTTCCTCCATATAGAAAGACTCCTATTTACTTGATAATTAATTACTCTTGATCAATAAGATCAACTTCTACTTTAAGATTGTTTATAATGAACTGTTGACGATTGGGTGTGTTTTTTCCCATATAAAACTGCAATAATTCCTCAATGGAAAGTGCCTTATCCAGCATTACAGGCTCCAGACGGATATCATCGCCTATAAAATGTTTGAATTCATCAGGAGAAATTTCCCCAAGACCCTTGAAACGGGTAATCTCAGGTTTACCACTTAGCTTTTCGATAGCTGCTCTTTTCTCGTCCTGACTGTAGCAATAGATAGTCTCCTTTTTATTCCGAACCCTGAATAATGGCGTTTGCAAGATGTACAAATGGTTTTCTTTGATCAATTCGGGAAAGAATTGCAGAAAGAAAGTAATCAGTAAAAGCCTGATGTGCATCCCGTCTACATCCGCATCCGTAGCGATGACTATATTGTTGTACCGAAGATCCTCCATGGATTCTTCGATGTTCAGTGCAGCTTGAAGAAGATTAAATTCCTCATTCTCGTACACGATTTTTTTAGACATGCCGTAGGAGTTCAGAGGCTTACCTCTGAGACTGAAAACCGCCTGGGTGTTAACGTCCCTGGATTTTGTAATAGAACCCGATGCAGAATCTCCCTCAGTGATAAACAGAGTGCTCTCGAGCCGCCTTTCACTTTTCATATCTGCCAAATGGATACGACAATCGCGTAATTTCTTATTGTGAAGACTGGCTTTCTTTGCCCTCTCCCTGGCGAGCTTGCGGATTCCCGAAAGTTCTTTGCGTTCCTTTTCGGCCGTCATGATCTTGCGTTGGATCTTTTCTGCCGTCTCGGGATTCTTGTGAAGATAGTTGTCTAACTGCTTGCCAATAAAATCGTTGATATAGGTGCGGACTGTGGGTAGCTCACCACCCATATCAGTTGACCCGAGTTTGGTTTTGGTCTGACTCTCAAAAACAGGCTCCATAACCTTAATCGAAATCGCTGAAATAATACTCTTTCTTATATCTGAAGCATCGTAATTCTTGCCGTAAAAGTCGCGTATCGTTTTTACCAGGGCCTCGCGAAAAGCCGACTGGTGTGTTCCGCCCTGAGTGGTATGCTGCCCGTTCACAAATGAATGGTATTCCTCACTGTACTGGGTCTTGCTATGTGTTATGGCCACTTCAATGTCTTCTCCTTTCAAATGAATAATAGGATATAAGAGATCTTCAGGACTGTTGTTATCCTCCAATAGGTCTTTCAGTCCGTTCTCTGAGAAGAATTTTTCTCCATTGAAGACGATAGTCAGGCCGGGATTGAGATATACGTAATTTCTGAGCATGCGTTCTACATACTCATTTCGGTATTTGTACTTTTTAAAGATGTTCTCATCGGGGGTGAAAACCACCTTGGTCCCCCTTCTGCGCGAGGTTTCTTCCAGGAATTCCTCAGTGACAAGATTACCGTATTCAAAGTCGGCAGATTTCGACTTCCCATCTCTGGTCGATTCGACCCTAAAAAAGGAAGAAAGGGCATTTACGGCCTTTGTTCCAACTCCGTTGAGTCCGACCGACTTCTTAAACGCACGAGTGTCATACTTGCCGCCCGTATTCATTTTAGAAACCACATCAACCACTTTTCCCAGGGGTATCCCCCTTCCAAAATCACGAACGATGACACGGTCACCGGGAATAGAGATCTCTATGGTCTTACCGGCGCCCATCACAAATTCGTCAATGCAATTATCTATAACTTCTTTGAGGAGGATATAAATGCCGTCATCGGCCGAGGAGCCGTCGCCCAATTTCCCTATATACATCCCAGGGCGCAAACGTATGTGCTCCTTCCAGTCGAGAGACCTGATATTCTCTTCAGTATATTGGGTTTGTGCCATTTATTTGGGGTATTCCTTGCTAATATAAAATTTCGGGGCAGAAATCAAAATGCACCAAAAAGAAAGTAATTAACAATACCGGAGGCATATTTGTTAATAGCCCCACACTTACTGCATGCCAGCTAGCGGGCTGGAATAACTATTCTAGACATTAAATCGAAAATGCATCACATCTCCGTCCTTAACCACATATTCTTTTCCTTCCACCCGCATTTTTCCGGCTTCCTTCACCTTGATTTCACTCCCAAAGGTAACATAATCGTTATAGGAAATTACCTCAGCCCTGATAAATCCTTTTTCAAAATCGGTGTGGATTACTCCGGCAGCCTGAGGTGCAGTGGCACCTACAGGTATAGTCCAGGCCCTTACCTCTTTCTCCCCGGCGGTGAAATAGGTGTGGAGATTCAGAAGCGTATATGCCGCCCTGATAAGCTTTGAGGACCCGGGCTCATCGAGGCCTAAGTCTTCTAAAAACAGTTGGCGTTCTTCATAGGTTTCCAACTCTGAAATATCAGCTTCAGTACCTACCGCCAAAACAAGGATCTCAGCATTTTCAGCGGCTGTGGCCTTTTTTACCTGCTCAACATAGGCATTGCCTGAAACGGCTGCCGACTCGTCTACATTACACACATAAAGCACGGGCTTGTCTGTGATCAATTGCAGGGGGGAAATAAACTCTTTTTTATCTTCTTTACCAATTTCTATTGCCCTCACAGATATACCGGCTTCCAGATTTTCCTTGACCTTTAATAGAACAGCTTCTTCTTTGATGGCTTCTTTGTTTCCTGTTTTTGCTGCCCGTTTTACCTTGTCTAATTTCTTTTCCACGCTTTCCAGGTCTTTTAGCTGTAGTTCCATATCTATAGTTTCCTTATCGCGTATGGGGTCTACAGAGCCGTCCACATGTACTACATTGTCATCGTCAAAGCACCGAAGCACGTGCAGAATTGCATCAGTTTCCCGAATATTGCCCAGAAATTGATTTCCCAATCCTTCACCCTTACTGGCTCCTTTAACGAGTCCGGCTATATCCACAATGTCAACAGTAGCAGGAATTACTCTTTCGGGATTGACCAATTCTTCGAGCTTTTCCAGGCGTTGATCGGGTACGTTTACGACTCCTATGTTAGGCTCGATGGTACAAAATGGAAAATTGGCGCTCTGGGCTTTCGCATTGGACAAACAATTAAATAAGGTCGATTTACCTACATTGGGTAGTCCTACTATACCTGCTTTCATGCTATTGTATCTGTTTTACGGGCTGCAAATATACTTTTTACTAGTATATTTAGAACACTAAAAGTCTACGGAAATAAAGATGTCAAACACAATACGCCTCCAGGGGTTTTTATTCGACGAAAAATCGTCCTTTCTAAGAGGGGCTGCTAAGGCACCACCGGAAATTAGGGCAGCTTATCACAGTTCATCGGCAAATTATTTTTCAGAAAACGGCAAAGAAGTACAGCCCGGGATTTTTGAGGACAAGGGCGATTATAAAATTGATGAATACTTTGATATAGAAAGTATTACTGCTGCCAATATCAATGATAACCAAAGGGTAATAAGTCTGGGAGGGGATCATTCCATCAGTTATCCTGTGATTAAAGCTGTTCATCAACAATTCGGGCCGATGGAGATCCTGCATATAGACGCCCATGGCGATCTGTACGATAATTTTGATGGAGACCCCTACTCCCATGCATGCCCTTTTGCAAGAGTGATGGAAGACAAACTGGCCAGCAGGCTGGTACAAATTGGTGTTCGGACTTTAAATACGCATCAGCGGGAGCAGGCAGAGAAATTTGGTGTGCAGATCATCGAAATGAAGGACTTTAAAGTGGACGCCATACCTGCATTTACCAAGCCTCTATATCTCTCTGTGGATATTGATGCGCTTGATCCGGGCTGCGCCCCGGGTGTTTCACACCAGGAACCGGGAGGTTTAACCACCCGGGAATTACTTCATATCATTCAATCTATAAAAGGGCCAATTATTGCGGCTGATATCGTTGAATACAATCCCGATCGGGATCAGAATAAAATGACCGCCATGGTTTGTGCAAAGATTTTTAGGGAAATACTTTCAAAAATGACAACGGATCTCCCATAATGGAATAAATCAAAGTATTTTTGGATCTTCATTAAAAATTAATCCTGAGGTATCATTTTCGCTTTGCCAGTAACAATTTTATCTGCAGGTCGTCTTATCAATCAAATCAGCATCTTTTGAATCCATTACGTTTCCTCCCCTTTTTTATATTTCTTTTTTTATGTCTCTCAGCCAGTGCCCAGAGTTTGAGGGGTACCATTTTGGACAAAGACACCGGTGAAGCTATTCCCTATGCCACGGTACAAATTGGATTGGGCAAAGGAACCATTGCAAATGAAGAAGGTGTTTTTGGACTAAACCTCAATTATACAGCGACAGACAGCCTGCTTATCTCATCCATGGGGTACAAACAAAAGAGAATTTTGGCAAGTTCCTTAACTGATGGTGTGATCATCTACATGGTACCCTCAACCATTGAACTCAGCGAAGTGCTGCTGAGAAACCGAATGCCAACGGCTGAGGAGATCATCAGGGAAGTGCGGGCTGCATTGCCCACAAACTATGCAGCCGAGGAGCAAAAGTATCAGATGTTCTACCGTGCAACGAATTACATGAATTTCAACGACCTGGAAGTTGAAATTAAAAAAGCAACAGCAATACCCAAATCGCAGGTAGCCAAGGCGAGTAAACAACTCGATTCACTGGCGAAGGCCATCATGGCCAGCCGATTGATCGAATTTCAGGATTACAGCGGCTCCATTCTTTTAAAGGACAAAGACTCCAGCAAAATTGTCATCGACAGGGCTACCAAATTAATTGACAGCAGAAAGGATTTCTCCCTGGACAACGTCCAGGAAAAAGCTCAGAATATCATCCTTCAGTATTTAGATACTACCCTGACATATAAGTTAAAAACAGGGCTATTTAAAATTGAAGACTCGCTTAATTTTGATCAGGACGACTTTGATAATGACAAAAAACTGGTTTTTGGCAACAAGGAAGTGAAGTCATCGCTGCTGAGAACACTCAAAACATCTCAGTGGTTTGAATTCTCTTTTCTGGACAAAATATTGAATACCGATTCTTATCGATTTTCTCTTGACGGGGCTTCGTATTTCCAGGACAATCCCATCTATGTGGTCTCCTTTCGTCCCCGCAGGTCGAAATCAAAGTTTAGCGGAAAATTGTACATCTCTTCCTATGATTTTGCCGTCTTAAAGGCTGATTATGCCTTTAGCGAAGGTAAAGAAGGAAAAAAATTCAACATGAAGCTTCTGTTAGGGGTTAAGTTTGTGGAAAATAAAAATGAGGGCACCATTTTGTACAAACAGAACCCTGGTGGTACATACCATCCCTATTACATCAAGAGGGATTTTGGAAATTATGTTTATCTGAGCAGGCCGCTAAAATTTATAGAAAACAGCGAAGAACGCGAAAAAGTTATTTTCGATTTTACTTTTGAAGGAGAGGGCCGGGAAAAAAAGGAATTGCTGATCCTTTCGAGCGGCCCCCTGGATATGATGGAATTTACAAAGCTCGAAGAACCTAAGACAATACCCTATACACTCCTGGAACAGTATGAAGCGTCTGTGTGGGAGAACAGCCAGATCATTGAACCTCTGGAGGAAATGAAGAATTTTAAAGTAAGTAATTAGAAGGTCTAACCGTCAGGATGCATAAAGCTCTGCTTGGAAAGCAGTGTTTCCTCGCTCTCTACGTGGTCTTCATCCGGAACACAACAATCAACAGGACAAACAGCTGCACATTGCGGTTCTTCGTGAAAGCCCATACATTCTGTACATTTATCGGGAGCGATATAATATATCTCATCGCTCACAGGCTCCTGTACTTCATCGGCATTGACCTTTTTTCCGTCAGGCAGGACAACATCCCCTGTCAATG
This DNA window, taken from Muriicola soli, encodes the following:
- a CDS encoding DNA topoisomerase IV subunit B codes for the protein MAQTQYTEENIRSLDWKEHIRLRPGMYIGKLGDGSSADDGIYILLKEVIDNCIDEFVMGAGKTIEISIPGDRVIVRDFGRGIPLGKVVDVVSKMNTGGKYDTRAFKKSVGLNGVGTKAVNALSSFFRVESTRDGKSKSADFEYGNLVTEEFLEETSRRRGTKVVFTPDENIFKKYKYRNEYVERMLRNYVYLNPGLTIVFNGEKFFSENGLKDLLEDNNSPEDLLYPIIHLKGEDIEVAITHSKTQYSEEYHSFVNGQHTTQGGTHQSAFREALVKTIRDFYGKNYDASDIRKSIISAISIKVMEPVFESQTKTKLGSTDMGGELPTVRTYINDFIGKQLDNYLHKNPETAEKIQRKIMTAEKERKELSGIRKLARERAKKASLHNKKLRDCRIHLADMKSERRLESTLFITEGDSASGSITKSRDVNTQAVFSLRGKPLNSYGMSKKIVYENEEFNLLQAALNIEESMEDLRYNNIVIATDADVDGMHIRLLLITFFLQFFPELIKENHLYILQTPLFRVRNKKETIYCYSQDEKRAAIEKLSGKPEITRFKGLGEISPDEFKHFIGDDIRLEPVMLDKALSIEELLQFYMGKNTPNRQQFIINNLKVEVDLIDQE
- a CDS encoding carboxypeptidase-like regulatory domain-containing protein, with the translated sequence MNPLRFLPFFIFLFLCLSASAQSLRGTILDKDTGEAIPYATVQIGLGKGTIANEEGVFGLNLNYTATDSLLISSMGYKQKRILASSLTDGVIIYMVPSTIELSEVLLRNRMPTAEEIIREVRAALPTNYAAEEQKYQMFYRATNYMNFNDLEVEIKKATAIPKSQVAKASKQLDSLAKAIMASRLIEFQDYSGSILLKDKDSSKIVIDRATKLIDSRKDFSLDNVQEKAQNIILQYLDTTLTYKLKTGLFKIEDSLNFDQDDFDNDKKLVFGNKEVKSSLLRTLKTSQWFEFSFLDKILNTDSYRFSLDGASYFQDNPIYVVSFRPRRSKSKFSGKLYISSYDFAVLKADYAFSEGKEGKKFNMKLLLGVKFVENKNEGTILYKQNPGGTYHPYYIKRDFGNYVYLSRPLKFIENSEEREKVIFDFTFEGEGREKKELLILSSGPLDMMEFTKLEEPKTIPYTLLEQYEASVWENSQIIEPLEEMKNFKVSN
- a CDS encoding TerC family protein, which codes for MFDILTSPDAWVALLTLTFLEIILGIDNIVFISIAANKLPEQEQKKATFWGLVLAMVQRILLLFAVSLLIGLKKPFYYVESSWFTAGISGQALILLLGGLFLLYKSTSEIHEKVELPEHDEEELKSKNLVTLPKALFQILIIDFIFSIDSILTAVGMTNGIGDHPNDALILMIIAVVISIIIMIVFANAIRVFINKHPSMQLLALSFLILIGFMLIAEAAHLSHASFFGSEVGTIPKGYLYFAISFSLLVEFLNMKYRKKEEIIDDMEEEEESAK
- a CDS encoding DNA gyrase/topoisomerase IV subunit A produces the protein MEEHEDGQLGTEESQEGQQEALTRVTGMYKDWFLDYASYVILERAVPAIEDGFKPVQRRIMHALKELDDGRYNKVANVVGHTMQYHPHGDASIADAMVQIGQKDLLIDTQGNWGNILTGDGAAASRYIEARLSKFALDVVFSPKITEWQASYDGRKKEPVNLPVKFPLLLAQGAEGIAVGLSTKILPHNFNELIDASIKHLKGQRFKLYPDFPTAGIIDVTNYSDGMRGGKIRIRARISQLDKNTLVINEIPYGTNTSSLIDSILKANDKGKIKIKKIEDNTAADVEILIHLPGGISPDKTIDALYAFTACESSISPLGCIIEDNKPLFIGVQEMLERSTEHTVELLKAELEIQLGELEEQWHFASLERIFIENRIYRDIEEEETWEGVISAIDKGLKPHTANLKRAVTQEDIVRLTEIRIKRISKFDIDKAQQLIDSLEDKIAQIKNNLANLVDYAIDYFKELKSKYGKERERKSEIRIFDEIEATKVVIRNTKLYVNREEGFIGTSLKRDEYVTDCSDIDDIIVFTKSGHMMITKVDSKTFVEKNIIHVAVFKKKDKRTTYNMIYKDGRGGASYVKRFNVTAVTRDKMYDLTSGKAQSDVLYFSANPNGEAEVVTVILRQAGNIKKLKWELDFADVLIKGRGSKGNIVTKYSVKRIELKEKGLSTLKPRKIWFDDTIQRLNVDGRGELLGEFTSEDRLLMISQKGVVKTAIPDLIMRFDDDMIVLEKWVPNKPLTAIYWEGEKELFYVKRFLIENPDKEEVIITAHPKSYLEKVFTDYRPVAEVVFAKKRGQDRKDNLEINLEEFIGLKGITAMGNQLTKEKVLEINSKQPLPYDEPEKHEAVDIEVVDEENVEADQKKTPEQKSKGKKGSKDDESQTKLF
- a CDS encoding helix-turn-helix transcriptional regulator — protein: MVNTEGFIARLEKVLDFYSLSAAAFADKIGVQRSSISHLLTGRNKPSLEFVMKVVQSYPEVNLYWLLNGKGNFPAKVKTENLTVSQADENPPTSSAKKEIKKILVLYEDGSFEAFEQFPEI
- the ychF gene encoding redox-regulated ATPase YchF, which encodes MKAGIVGLPNVGKSTLFNCLSNAKAQSANFPFCTIEPNIGVVNVPDQRLEKLEELVNPERVIPATVDIVDIAGLVKGASKGEGLGNQFLGNIRETDAILHVLRCFDDDNVVHVDGSVDPIRDKETIDMELQLKDLESVEKKLDKVKRAAKTGNKEAIKEEAVLLKVKENLEAGISVRAIEIGKEDKKEFISPLQLITDKPVLYVCNVDESAAVSGNAYVEQVKKATAAENAEILVLAVGTEADISELETYEERQLFLEDLGLDEPGSSKLIRAAYTLLNLHTYFTAGEKEVRAWTIPVGATAPQAAGVIHTDFEKGFIRAEVISYNDYVTFGSEIKVKEAGKMRVEGKEYVVKDGDVMHFRFNV
- a CDS encoding 4Fe-4S dicluster domain-containing protein, producing the protein MAIIITDECINCGACEPECPNTAIYEGAEEWRYSDGTSLTGDVVLPDGKKVNADEVQEPVSDEIYYIAPDKCTECMGFHEEPQCAAVCPVDCCVPDEDHVESEETLLSKQSFMHPDG
- a CDS encoding DNA topoisomerase IV; translated protein: MKNTRYLLLLILIACSACYNPPRDCTAYKEGTFRFTAIIDGEEKTTTFERSKDQEIDYFEGKADTSSIRWINDCEYIVKKIRPRDAAEEKSIHMKILTTTDSSYTFEYGLVGSANKSKGIAYKVN
- the speB gene encoding agmatinase, whose translation is MSNTIRLQGFLFDEKSSFLRGAAKAPPEIRAAYHSSSANYFSENGKEVQPGIFEDKGDYKIDEYFDIESITAANINDNQRVISLGGDHSISYPVIKAVHQQFGPMEILHIDAHGDLYDNFDGDPYSHACPFARVMEDKLASRLVQIGVRTLNTHQREQAEKFGVQIIEMKDFKVDAIPAFTKPLYLSVDIDALDPGCAPGVSHQEPGGLTTRELLHIIQSIKGPIIAADIVEYNPDRDQNKMTAMVCAKIFREILSKMTTDLP